The following proteins are encoded in a genomic region of Coffea eugenioides isolate CCC68of chromosome 6, Ceug_1.0, whole genome shotgun sequence:
- the LOC113775860 gene encoding uncharacterized protein LOC113775860 isoform X2, with product MEHVSFRDVEGSTNQSTKSQVAGSAHLELDTVEGSKEKQGGQRDNPQVSRAENEVGQNIKEDIPTAYTETPGEVNMEASISAEDVMQAGGFGARDDINSFLPVASDFTDFEASILDARIYEEPQKETSRPGLGWTESQK from the exons ATGGAGCATGTCTCCTTCAGAGATGTGGAAG GTAGTACTAACCAAAGCACAAAAAGTCAGGTTGCTGGATCTGCTCATTTAGAGCTGGATACAGTAGAAGGTTCAAAAGAGAAACAAGGTGGCCAAAGAGATAATCCGCAAGTCTCCAGAGCAGAGAATGAAGTTGGGCAAAATATAAAGGAGGATATACCTACGGCATATACAGAAACTCCAGGGGAAGTAAACATGGAGGCTTCTATTTCAGCTGAAGATGTTATGCAGGCAGGGGGCTTTGGAGCTAGAGATGATATAAATAGTTTCCTTCCTGTTGCAAGTGACTTCACTGACTTTGAAGCTTCTATTCTTGATGCCCGTATATATGAAGAACCACAGAAAGAGACCAGCAGACCTGGCCTGGGCTGGACGGAATCTCAGAAGTAA
- the LOC113773722 gene encoding cytokinin dehydrogenase 1-like: MNKNHLSSKQTLAKPTASFQLGSSTIRSSLEHLKLDGNVSFDSIDHAAKDFGNRYHSLPLAVMHPQSVSDISSTIKLVFAMGGSSDITVAARGRGHSLAGQAQARGGVIMSMESLRHPEMRFYPGKMPYVDVSGGELWINILHESLKHGLTPKSWTDYLHLTVGGTLSNAGVSGQAFRHGPQINNVHQLEVVTGTGEVVRCSDDENSDLFHGVLGGLGQFGIITRARIALGPAPTMVKWIRVLYSDFSIFTEDQEFLISSQNSFDYIEGFVIINRTGLVNDWRSSFSPKDPVRASQLQSEGKVLFCLEVAKYLYPENNYDVNQNIETILSELNYIPSTLFQSEVPYVQFLDRVHISEMKLRKKGLWEIPHPWLNLLVPKSKIHDFAAGVFGNIIRDTSNGPILIYPVNKSQWRNGTSMVTPEEDIFYLVAFLSSAIPYSTGKDGLEHILSENKRILNFCASTQLGVKQYLPQYSTQDEWKAHFGKQWEVFSRRKSTYDPLAILAPGQRIFKKAVAFQ, from the exons ATGAACAAGAATCACCTGTCTTCTAAACAAACTCTTGCCAAACCTACTGCATCTTTTCAATTGGGTTCCTCGACCATCCGTTCATCACTGGAACATTTAAAACTAGATGGGAATGTCAGTTTTGATAGCATAGATCATGCTGCAAAAGATTTTGGCAATAGATATCATTCTCTCCCCTTAGCAGTTATGCACCCACAATCAGTTTCTGATATTTCCTCCACCATAAAACTTGTCTTTGCTATGGGAGGCTCTTCAGACATCACTGTTGCTGCAAGAGGTCGTGGCCACTCCCTGGCAGGACAAGCACAGGCCAGAGGAGGAGTGATTATGAGTATGGAGTCGCTTCGGCACCCAGAAATGCGTTTTTACCCCGGGAAGATGCCATATGTTGATGTTTCTGGTGGTGAACTTTGGATTAACATCCTGCATGAGAGTCTTAAACATGGGCTAACGCCGAAATCCTGGACAGACTATCTTCATCTCACAGTTGGTGGCACCTTGTCTAATGCTGGGGTCAGTGGCCAAGCATTCCGGCATGGACCACAGATAAATAATGTCCACCAACTAGAAGTTGTCACAG GTACAGGAGAGGTGGTTAGGTGTTCAGATGACGAGAACTCCGACCTGTTCCATGGAGTTCTTGGCGGATTAGGACAATTTGGTATTATCACACGAGCAAGAATTGCTCTTGGACCAGCTCCGACAATG GTAAAATGGATAAGAGTGCTGTACTCAGATTTCTCCATATTCACCGAGGATCAGGAATTTCTGATATCTTCTCAGAACTCTTTTGACTACATAGAAGGGTTTGTGATCATAAACAGAACTGGATTGGTCAACGACTGGCGATCTTCTTTCAGTCCGAAAGACCCTGTTCGTGCCAGCCAGTTACAATCTGAAGGAAAAGTTCTATTCTGCCTAGAAGTAGCAAAATACTTGTATCCAGAAAACAACTATGACGTAAATCAG AATATTGAGACGATATTGTCAGAGTTGAACTACATTCCTTCAACACTCTTCCAATCAGAGGTCCCTTATGTGCAATTCCTGGACAGAGTCCATATCTCAGAGATGAAACTCCGGAAAAAAGGTTTGTGGGAGATTCCTCATCCATGGCTGAATCTCCTAGTTCCTAAGAGCAAGATCCATGACTTTGCAGCAGGAGTGTTTGGGAACATTATCAGAGACACTAGCAATGGCCCGATTCTCATCTATCCAGTGAATAAATCCCA GTGGAGAAATGGAACATCAATGGTCACCCCCGAGGAGGATATTTTCTACCTAGTCGCATTCTTGTCCTCTGCCATTCCATATTCCACTGGAAAAGATGGTTTAGAACACATTCTCAGCGAAAACAAAAGGATTTTGAATTTCTGTGCAAGTACTCAACTTGGGGTGAAACAATATCTGCCCCAGTATAGCACACAGGATGAGTGGAAAGCTCACTTCGGCAAACAGTGGGAAGTCTTCAGCCGAAGGAAGTCCACCTATGACCCTTTAGCAATCCTTGCTCCCGGTCAGAGGATTTTCAAAAAAGCAGTTGCCTTTCAGTGA
- the LOC113775860 gene encoding uncharacterized protein LOC113775860 isoform X1, producing the protein MFENSGEKVVEHCRFSWSFQEQCLAEHSFIFQCMLYIIPTSESNLGSCPFFFCKYRSTMEHVSFRDVEGSTNQSTKSQVAGSAHLELDTVEGSKEKQGGQRDNPQVSRAENEVGQNIKEDIPTAYTETPGEVNMEASISAEDVMQAGGFGARDDINSFLPVASDFTDFEASILDARIYEEPQKETSRPGLGWTESQK; encoded by the exons ATGTTTGAAAATTCGGGTGAAAAAGTTGTAGAACATTGCAGATTTTCCTGGAGTTTCCAAGAACAGTGCCTGGCAGAGCATTCTTTTATCTTCCAGTGTATGTTG TACATCATACCGACGAGTGAAAGTAACTTAGGATCGTGTCCCTTTTTCTTCTGCAAGTACAGATCAACCATGGAGCATGTCTCCTTCAGAGATGTGGAAG GTAGTACTAACCAAAGCACAAAAAGTCAGGTTGCTGGATCTGCTCATTTAGAGCTGGATACAGTAGAAGGTTCAAAAGAGAAACAAGGTGGCCAAAGAGATAATCCGCAAGTCTCCAGAGCAGAGAATGAAGTTGGGCAAAATATAAAGGAGGATATACCTACGGCATATACAGAAACTCCAGGGGAAGTAAACATGGAGGCTTCTATTTCAGCTGAAGATGTTATGCAGGCAGGGGGCTTTGGAGCTAGAGATGATATAAATAGTTTCCTTCCTGTTGCAAGTGACTTCACTGACTTTGAAGCTTCTATTCTTGATGCCCGTATATATGAAGAACCACAGAAAGAGACCAGCAGACCTGGCCTGGGCTGGACGGAATCTCAGAAGTAA